A region from the Gavia stellata isolate bGavSte3 chromosome 2, bGavSte3.hap2, whole genome shotgun sequence genome encodes:
- the FHL5 gene encoding four and a half LIM domains protein 5: MTSNHTDCHYCLQSLRGRKYALREENAYCVTCYDSLFANPCEECKQPIECDSKDLAYKGRHWHEGCFKCAKCNRSLVEKPFAAKDELLLCTECYSDEYSSKCFHCQKTIMPGSRKMEFKGSSWHESCFVCQYCRQPLGTKPLITKDNENYCVPCFEKQFAHHCYSCKKVITSGGVTYHDQPWHKECFVCAGCKTQLSGQRFISKDEYPYCVDCFSKLYAKKCAACKKPITALGGAKFISFEERQWHGECFNCMKCSVSLVGQGFLTRQDDVLCHECGSAS, encoded by the exons ATGACCAGCAATCACACAGACTGTCATTACTGCCTGCAGTCTCTTCGTGGAAGGAAGTATGCATTAAGAGAAGAAAACGCTTATTGTGTTACATGTTATGACAGCCTGTTTGCCAACCCCTGTGAAGAGTGCAAGCAACCTATTGAGTGCGATTCCAAG GATCTGGCCTACAAAGGCCGCCACTGGCATGAGGGATGCTTCAAGTGTGCCAAATGCAACCGCTCGCTGGTGGAGAAACCATTTGCTGCCAAGGACGAGCTCTTGCTGTGTACTGAATGCTACTCTGATGAGTACTCATCTAAGTGTTTTCACTGCCAGAAGACCATTATGCCTG GTTCCCGTAAAATGGAATTTAAGGGAAGTTCCTGGCATGAATCTTGTTTCGTTTGCCAGTATTGCCGGCAGCCACTGGGAACAAAACCACTGATCACCAAAGACAATGAGAATTACTGCGTGCCCTGTTTTGAGAAGCAATTTGCTCACCATTGCTACTCTTGCAAAAAG GTAATAACTTCTGGGGGAGTGACCTACCATGACCAGCCTTGGCATAAAGAATGCTTTGTGTGTGCTGGATGTAAAACCCAGCTGTCTGGACAAAGGTTTATTTCCAAAGATGAATATCCATACTGTGTAGACTGTTTCAGCAAATTATATGCTAAGAAGTGTGCTGCTTGCAAGAAACCTATTACAG CTCTCGGAGGTGCCAAATTTATCTCATTCGAAGAGCGCCAGTGGCACGGGGAGTGCTTTAACTGCATGAAATGCTCTGTCTCACTGGTGGGCCAAGGATTCCTCACTCGGCAGGATGATGTCCTTTGTCATGAATGTGGCTCTGCTTCATAG